The following is a genomic window from Pedobacter sp. KBS0701.
TATCTTTTGGGCGGTAAATGCAGGTTTGAACCCGGTTGATATGTTCAAGAAAAATCCAGGCCGTTATAAAATGTTTCATGTTAAGGATATGGACAAAGCAGATAAAGCCGTTTTCGTAGAAGTAGGCTCCGGCAGGATCGATTTCAAAAGCATTTTCGCCGCATCAAAATTAGCTGGTGTAGATTATATTTTTACAGAACAGGACATCATTAAAAAGGAACCTTACGAGAGTATTACAGAAAGTTATAATTACATCAGAAAAAATCTGCTTTAGTCTGATTTTAGCCTTAAAAAGGCTATGTTTTTGGATATATTAGTAAATAATATGTCAGCCCGTACTAAATGTACTTTTTACACCAAGTAAATTTGAGATAAAAACAGGGTTTAAATAGCAATCAGGCAGTAAAATAACTATTATTTAGAATTATTCTATAAGGTAACAATGATATTGCAAACTGATAATTTAACTTAAAAAATTAATTGTTTACGTTATATTTTTTCTAATATTACTAATTCAACACATAAATAACCAAAATATAAAATCATAAAGACGATGCACAGAAGAGAAGCACTCAAAAACGTTGCATTTTTGCTGGGAGGAGCAATCTCGGCAAGTACAATGGGCGTGTTATTTGAAAGTTTTACGCTCCCCGAAAATGAAAAAAACTTCGTAAGCTATTCGCTTGAAGACGAAAAGATCTTTGCAGAATTTGCTGACATTATTGTCCCGACGACCAAATCCTCTGCAGGTGCCAAGGCCGCAGGTTTAGGTAAGTTTATTCCGATGATGATGAAAGATTGTTACCCTGCAACCATGCAAACCTCCTTTGCACAAGGATTTAAAGATCTTCAGGCAAAATCAATGAAAGATTTCGGGAAAAGCTATATCACTTTAACACCGGCCGACCGCAAAAAGTTAATGATCGATTTGAGGGCAATCGCACTTGCACAAAAAGATGGCCAATCAGAAGAGAACAAAGATTTAGTTTACTTTTTTATCACGGCAAGAGATTTGACCTTACTCGGTTACTATTCTTCAGAAATTGGTTGCACCAAAGCAAGGGAATATGTCCTTATTCCGGGCCGATATGATGGCAATGCGCCATTAAAGCCAGGCCAAAGATCCTGGGCAACCTAACTTCTAATCACAACTACAAAACATCATGAATTTAAATACCAATTTAAAAGCAGAAAATACTTACGATGCTATTGTTATAGGATCGGGGATTAGTGGCGGCTGGGCTGCAAAAGAACTTACCGAAAAGGGCTTACGTGTACTGATGCTCGAAAGAGGGATGAACATTGAGCACATTACCGGGTACGAAAATGCAATGAAAAATCCCTGGGATTTTAAACATGCAGGTAAACTTACCGAAGAGCAAAAACGTACCCACCCGGTACAAAAAAGAGATTACCCCTACCAGGAAGCAAATGAAAAATGGTGGGTAAACGATTTAGAATGTCCATATACTGAAGACAAACGTTTCGATTGGTACCGCGGTTTCCACGTGGGAGGTAAATCGTTAATGTGGGGCCGTCAGAGCTACCGTTTAAGCGACCATAATTTTGAAGATAATGCAAAAGATGGTCATGGAAGCGATTGGCCGGTTCGTTATGCAGAACTTTCGCCATGGTACGATTATGCAGAGCGTTTTGCCGGCATCAGTGGTTCTAAAGAAAACTGGCCTACTTGTCCGGATGGTGATTTTTTACCTCCGATGGATTTAAACATTGTAGAAAAATCAGTAAAAGCCCGTGTTGAAGAACATTATAAAAGAGAACGTATCATCATGATTGGCCGTGTTGCCAATCTTACTGTTCCACATAAAGGTCGTGGTAATTGTCAATACAGGAACCTGTGTAGCCGTGGTTGTCCATTTGGTGCTTATTTCAGTACGCAGTCTTCTACCCTT
Proteins encoded in this region:
- a CDS encoding gluconate 2-dehydrogenase subunit 3 family protein, which codes for MHRREALKNVAFLLGGAISASTMGVLFESFTLPENEKNFVSYSLEDEKIFAEFADIIVPTTKSSAGAKAAGLGKFIPMMMKDCYPATMQTSFAQGFKDLQAKSMKDFGKSYITLTPADRKKLMIDLRAIALAQKDGQSEENKDLVYFFITARDLTLLGYYSSEIGCTKAREYVLIPGRYDGNAPLKPGQRSWAT